Proteins encoded by one window of Clostridium perfringens:
- a CDS encoding DedA family protein → MQDILYYIHTYGLIVLFLIVVGEYCVPAMPTGIVMPAAGIIAGQAHKGIIKVMLISLIAGLVGSIILYFLGYFVGSTLLEKLKIKHPKIEDKLEKTEKILEKHSFLGIFICRLIPIIRTYVSLICGTVKVNFFKFIIFSIPGIFCWNFTGIVVGYFFGGKIRF, encoded by the coding sequence ATGCAAGATATTTTGTATTATATACATACATATGGGTTAATTGTATTATTTTTAATAGTTGTAGGTGAATATTGCGTACCTGCAATGCCTACAGGTATAGTAATGCCAGCGGCTGGCATAATTGCAGGACAAGCTCATAAGGGAATAATAAAAGTAATGCTAATATCCTTAATTGCAGGTCTGGTAGGAAGTATAATATTATATTTTTTAGGTTATTTTGTAGGATCAACACTTTTAGAAAAGCTTAAAATTAAACATCCTAAAATAGAAGATAAGCTTGAAAAAACAGAAAAAATACTAGAAAAGCATAGTTTTTTAGGGATATTCATATGTAGATTAATACCTATTATTAGAACCTATGTATCCTTAATATGTGGCACTGTAAAGGTTAATTTTTTTAAGTTTATTATTTTTTCTATACCAGGTATATTTTGCTGGAACTTTACAGGCATTGTAGTTGGATATTTCTTTGGAGGAAAGATAAGATTTTAG
- a CDS encoding ABC transporter substrate-binding protein, translating into MKKLNKFLSLGLMVLFSLSILVGCNTSKKEEAKAPEEKTSIEIVVPDGLPAISIVKMIKEKPEIIKGLDINYSIVKGSDALVSKVLKGEGDICIVPSNVAAIAYNKEAKYKLAGTVGFGSLYVISSDDSVNSLEDLKGKDVYNVGQGLTPDLIFKILLQNDGINPEKDLTLSYVNAASELAPLFIEGKAKYAVVPEPMLTKIMTKKPETKIVASLNEQWKKMSDSKMGYPQSSVIVKEDLAKNNSEAVQKILKEIDNSTKWANENKEEAGAFAEEVGITGKKEIIAKSLERANLNYVSALDSESEYIKYYDKIYSLEPKAIGGKKINEEIFLQK; encoded by the coding sequence GTGAAAAAATTAAATAAGTTTTTATCATTAGGTCTAATGGTATTATTTTCATTAAGTATATTAGTAGGATGTAATACTTCTAAGAAAGAAGAAGCTAAGGCACCAGAAGAAAAAACATCCATAGAAATAGTAGTACCAGATGGACTTCCAGCTATTAGTATAGTTAAAATGATAAAAGAAAAACCAGAAATAATAAAAGGCTTAGATATAAATTATTCAATAGTAAAGGGATCAGATGCTTTAGTTTCTAAGGTGTTAAAAGGAGAGGGAGATATATGTATAGTTCCTTCAAATGTAGCTGCTATTGCATATAACAAGGAAGCTAAATATAAACTTGCAGGAACAGTAGGTTTTGGTTCATTATATGTTATAAGCAGTGATGATTCTGTTAATAGCTTAGAAGATCTTAAAGGAAAAGATGTTTACAATGTTGGTCAAGGATTGACTCCAGATTTAATATTTAAGATATTACTTCAAAATGATGGAATAAATCCTGAAAAAGATTTAACATTAAGTTATGTAAATGCAGCTTCAGAATTAGCTCCTTTATTTATAGAGGGAAAAGCTAAATATGCAGTTGTTCCAGAACCTATGTTAACTAAAATAATGACAAAGAAACCAGAAACAAAAATAGTAGCATCATTAAATGAACAGTGGAAAAAAATGAGTGATTCAAAAATGGGATATCCTCAGTCTAGTGTTATAGTTAAAGAGGACCTAGCAAAAAATAATTCAGAGGCTGTTCAAAAGATCTTAAAGGAAATAGATAATAGTACTAAGTGGGCAAATGAAAATAAAGAAGAAGCAGGTGCCTTTGCAGAAGAAGTTGGCATAACAGGCAAAAAAGAAATAATAGCTAAATCTCTAGAAAGAGCAAATTTAAATTACGTAAGTGCTTTAGATAGTGAAAGTGAATATATTAAATATTATGACAAGATTTACAGCTTAGAGCCTAAAGCTATAGGAGGTAAAAAGATAAATGAAGAAATTTTCTTACAAAAATAA
- a CDS encoding ABC transporter permease, giving the protein MKKFSYKNKKLIFLSSVILFILWQLASMIIGSEVILPSPYLTFKGLIEVIKSNDFFKIIISTLGRTFISFTLALVIALFLGVFSAFNKYVYNFMIPILNVMRSLPTIGFIILALIWLSQGIAPILVGFVMSFPIFYDAIIGAILNIDKNILEMAKVYEIGMGNLIKNIYLPSISFAICRIMVSTFSLTMKLVVGGEVIGQPKYGIGTALFVEKNYLNTNMVFAWIIVVIIIGIIFSLIQKTIDGRVFRWMK; this is encoded by the coding sequence ATGAAGAAATTTTCTTACAAAAATAAGAAATTAATATTTTTATCTTCAGTGATACTTTTTATTTTATGGCAATTAGCTAGTATGATTATAGGGAGTGAGGTAATATTACCTTCTCCCTATTTAACGTTTAAGGGGTTAATTGAAGTAATAAAATCAAATGATTTTTTCAAAATAATAATAAGTACTTTAGGAAGAACTTTCATAAGTTTTACCTTAGCCTTAGTTATTGCTTTATTTTTAGGTGTGTTTAGTGCTTTTAATAAATATGTTTATAATTTTATGATACCTATATTAAATGTAATGAGATCTTTACCAACAATAGGCTTTATAATACTTGCTTTAATTTGGTTAAGTCAAGGCATAGCTCCTATATTAGTTGGGTTTGTAATGAGTTTTCCTATATTTTATGATGCCATAATAGGAGCTATATTAAATATAGACAAAAATATACTAGAGATGGCTAAGGTTTATGAGATTGGTATGGGTAATTTAATAAAGAATATATATTTGCCAAGCATAAGTTTTGCCATATGTAGAATAATGGTTTCAACCTTTTCCCTAACTATGAAGTTAGTAGTTGGAGGAGAAGTTATTGGACAACCTAAATATGGTATAGGAACGGCACTTTTTGTGGAAAAGAATTATTTAAATACTAATATGGTATTTGCATGGATAATAGTAGTAATTATTATAGGAATAATTTTTTCTTTAATACAAAAAACTATTGATGGTAGAGTTTTTAGGTGGATGAAATAA
- a CDS encoding MATE family efflux transporter — protein MSKKLDLLQDKESTLLRKYMIPSVAGMLGLSVCILFDTMFIGHKIGELGLAALNIALPIYNLYSAIGLTIGVGGATALSVAMGQKKFHRVNRIFTSAVFATIIFCIIISLLEVFFLDKIVYMLGASEATFPLAKEYLKIILAFNPAFIFASAFIVFVRNDREPKLAMYAVIGSNTTNIVLDYVFIYIFNLGMFGAALATSIGQLVALGVLSIHFIKKNNTMHIELGGINLDNIGKVLKNGVPSFLNEISAGFVIFIFNIVIYKFEGDLGVSAYGIITNIVLIFMAVFNGVSQGVQPLISVNFGAKKEERVKEFLRLTRIIVLILGVGFLGMGLLLPNQMIGLFTSDRGRLLSITRQGIYLYFIAFLFNGSNILNIAYLQAVEKSKESSLLSTLRGLVFVIIFIIVLPRIIGVYGVWLTIPITELSTLLLFLIFEIKSKRKNI, from the coding sequence ATGAGCAAAAAATTAGATTTACTACAGGATAAAGAAAGTACATTATTAAGAAAATATATGATACCTTCAGTTGCAGGAATGTTAGGCTTATCAGTGTGTATATTATTTGACACCATGTTTATAGGTCATAAAATCGGAGAATTAGGCTTAGCTGCACTAAATATAGCCTTGCCAATATATAATTTATATAGTGCCATAGGGCTTACTATTGGAGTTGGAGGAGCAACAGCCCTATCCGTAGCTATGGGGCAAAAAAAATTCCATAGGGTAAATAGAATATTTACTTCGGCAGTATTTGCAACTATCATATTTTGTATAATAATAAGTTTATTAGAAGTTTTCTTTTTAGATAAAATAGTTTATATGCTTGGAGCTTCAGAAGCAACCTTTCCTTTAGCTAAAGAATATTTAAAGATTATTTTAGCCTTTAATCCTGCTTTTATTTTTGCATCTGCATTTATTGTTTTTGTTAGAAATGATAGAGAGCCTAAATTAGCTATGTATGCAGTAATAGGATCAAATACAACTAATATAGTACTAGACTATGTATTTATATATATATTTAATCTAGGAATGTTTGGAGCAGCTTTAGCAACATCTATAGGGCAATTGGTAGCCTTAGGAGTTTTATCAATACATTTTATAAAGAAAAATAATACCATGCATATAGAACTTGGAGGAATAAATTTAGATAATATAGGAAAGGTACTTAAAAATGGAGTGCCTAGTTTCTTAAATGAAATATCAGCAGGCTTTGTCATATTTATTTTTAATATTGTAATATATAAATTTGAAGGAGACTTAGGAGTTTCAGCCTATGGAATAATTACAAACATAGTTTTAATATTCATGGCAGTCTTTAATGGAGTATCCCAAGGGGTTCAACCTTTAATAAGCGTAAATTTTGGAGCTAAAAAGGAAGAACGTGTTAAAGAATTCTTAAGGTTAACAAGAATAATAGTACTAATTTTAGGTGTAGGTTTTCTAGGTATGGGACTATTATTACCAAATCAAATGATAGGACTATTTACAAGTGATAGGGGAAGATTATTAAGTATAACTAGACAGGGAATATATCTATACTTTATAGCATTCTTATTTAATGGAAGCAACATACTTAACATAGCTTATTTACAAGCAGTTGAAAAATCAAAGGAATCATCTCTTTTATCAACACTTAGAGGATTAGTATTTGTTATTATATTTATAATAGTCTTACCAAGAATTATAGGGGTTTATGGAGTATGGCTAACAATTCCAATAACTGAGTTAAGTACACTTTTATTATTTTTAATATTTGAAATAAAAAGTAAAAGAAAAAATATATAA
- a CDS encoding DUF4250 domain-containing protein → MDIGNYREMDPYMLLSIINLKLRDYYSDIESLCDDLGIEKDIIGQRLKDCGYIYNRENNQFVAE, encoded by the coding sequence ATGGACATTGGTAATTATAGAGAGATGGATCCATATATGTTACTTAGTATTATAAATTTAAAATTAAGAGATTACTATAGTGATATAGAAAGTTTGTGTGATGATTTAGGAATTGAAAAAGATATTATTGGACAAAGACTTAAAGACTGTGGATACATATATAATAGAGAAAACAATCAGTTTGTTGCTGAATAA
- a CDS encoding sulfite exporter TauE/SafE family protein gives MVLIYFLVALLSTICGSMAGLGGGVIIKPVLDFLGDYNIETIGVLSACTIFSMALVSVIKQLSYKSKIDIKNTGLLGIGSVIGGLLGQKLLTFILKIVQGRIVSLVQSGILALLLIFVYIYMNNKEKFKSYKIDNFILSTIIGIFLGLIAAFLGIGGGPINVAFLTIFFSMEAKNAARDSVLIILFSQASKLLTIAFGTGFSGYDLSMLPYMIFGGVLGGFIGAKFNRIFSNEIILRVFNTITILIIGLNIYNFITAI, from the coding sequence ATGGTTTTAATATATTTCTTAGTGGCTCTATTATCAACAATTTGTGGATCAATGGCTGGACTTGGTGGAGGAGTAATAATAAAGCCAGTTTTAGATTTCTTAGGAGACTACAATATAGAAACTATTGGAGTTTTATCAGCATGTACTATTTTTTCTATGGCCTTAGTTTCGGTAATCAAACAATTATCTTATAAAAGTAAGATTGATATAAAAAATACTGGGTTATTAGGTATTGGTTCTGTAATTGGGGGATTATTAGGACAAAAGTTATTAACTTTTATATTAAAAATTGTTCAAGGAAGAATCGTATCTTTAGTGCAAAGTGGAATTTTAGCATTGTTATTAATATTTGTTTATATATACATGAATAATAAAGAAAAGTTTAAGAGTTACAAAATTGATAACTTTATTTTAAGCACTATAATTGGGATATTTTTAGGATTAATAGCAGCCTTTCTAGGTATTGGGGGAGGACCAATAAATGTTGCCTTTTTAACAATATTCTTTTCCATGGAAGCTAAGAATGCTGCTAGAGATTCTGTCCTTATAATACTATTTTCTCAAGCATCTAAACTTTTAACTATTGCTTTTGGAACTGGCTTTTCTGGGTATGATCTATCCATGCTTCCATATATGATATTTGGAGGTGTTTTAGGAGGTTTTATAGGGGCAAAATTTAATAGAATCTTTAGTAATGAAATAATATTAAGAGTTTTTAATACTATAACAATTTTAATTATAGGACTAAATATATATAATTTTATAACTGCTATTTAA
- a CDS encoding DedA family protein, which translates to MKGERESFMDIDAVLNYFATYGLTLLFVIVFLEYLNLPGLPAGIIMPAAGILASRNNQSIVLVVFISVVAGVLGSIVLYLIGYYGGAILLDKLGLKFPKVQPTIRKSSTILKEKGLFGVFLCRLLPVLRTIVSIIAGSVRMNFFKFLIYSTPGIFLWNLGFIFTGYFFGDVFLK; encoded by the coding sequence ATGAAAGGAGAAAGAGAAAGTTTTATGGACATAGATGCTGTGCTAAATTATTTTGCAACTTATGGTTTAACCTTGTTATTTGTAATAGTATTTTTAGAATATTTAAATCTACCAGGACTACCAGCTGGAATAATAATGCCTGCTGCGGGGATATTAGCTTCTAGAAATAATCAAAGTATAGTTCTTGTGGTTTTTATATCAGTTGTGGCTGGAGTTTTAGGAAGTATAGTACTATATTTAATAGGATATTATGGAGGGGCAATACTCTTAGATAAATTAGGATTGAAGTTTCCTAAGGTTCAGCCAACCATAAGAAAAAGCAGTACTATTTTAAAGGAAAAAGGACTTTTTGGAGTTTTTCTTTGTAGACTATTGCCTGTTTTAAGAACCATAGTTTCTATTATAGCAGGTTCAGTAAGAATGAATTTCTTTAAGTTTTTAATCTATTCTACTCCAGGAATATTCTTGTGGAATTTAGGTTTTATATTTACAGGATATTTCTTTGGAGATGTATTTTTAAAATAA
- a CDS encoding ABC transporter ATP-binding protein has translation MSIKLINIEKNFGSKKIYDKFSLTFEEGKINCILGKSGCGKSTLLNIIANLEEINSGEIIGVPKKIAYVFQEDRLIEWNSIYTNMELPLLKTYAKDERKEKIKNILREVELGDCMNSYPKELSGGMRQRANIARALLYNGELLLMDEPFKSLDKSSKEDIIEIFKKNHLEKNNTVIMVTHDINEALSLGDNIFLLGGNPVSLMDKFKDVQKSKEKNNIEDKILLILKE, from the coding sequence ATGAGTATTAAATTAATAAATATAGAAAAGAATTTTGGAAGTAAAAAAATATATGATAAATTTTCTTTAACCTTTGAAGAGGGAAAAATAAACTGTATTTTAGGGAAATCTGGGTGTGGAAAAAGCACTTTATTAAATATAATAGCTAATCTTGAAGAGATTAACTCAGGCGAAATTATAGGAGTTCCTAAAAAAATAGCCTATGTGTTTCAAGAGGATAGGCTTATTGAATGGAATAGTATATACACTAACATGGAACTTCCCTTATTAAAAACTTACGCAAAGGATGAAAGAAAAGAAAAAATTAAAAATATCCTAAGAGAAGTTGAACTAGGGGATTGTATGAACTCATATCCTAAAGAGTTAAGTGGAGGTATGAGGCAAAGAGCAAATATAGCTAGGGCACTTCTTTATAATGGAGAACTCCTTTTAATGGATGAACCCTTTAAATCCTTAGATAAAAGTAGCAAAGAAGATATTATTGAGATATTTAAAAAAAATCATTTAGAAAAAAATAATACAGTTATAATGGTTACCCATGACATAAATGAGGCCTTAAGCTTAGGAGATAATATATTTTTATTAGGTGGTAACCCAGTTAGTTTAATGGATAAATTTAAAGATGTACAAAAATCAAAAGAAAAAAATAATATAGAAGATAAAATTCTACTTATTTTAAAAGAATAA
- a CDS encoding ACT domain-containing protein has protein sequence MNAVITVVGKDKVGIIHGVSGILNDNNVNILNISQTIMDGYFTMIMLTDISNSTKDISSLKEIFKEFSLKNSLDISVQHEDIFNSMHRI, from the coding sequence ATGAATGCTGTTATTACCGTTGTTGGAAAAGATAAGGTTGGAATAATCCATGGTGTATCTGGTATATTGAATGACAATAATGTAAATATATTAAACATAAGTCAAACAATTATGGATGGTTATTTTACTATGATAATGCTAACAGATATATCAAATTCAACTAAGGATATTTCTTCTCTAAAAGAAATTTTCAAAGAGTTTTCTTTAAAAAATTCACTAGATATATCCGTTCAACATGAAGATATATTTAATTCAATGCATAGAATTTAA
- a CDS encoding carbohydrate kinase family protein, translating to MNLRKEPYLLVFGASVVDVFGFSKASYRPYNSTPGHVKISFGGVCRNIAENMARVGVNTNFMSILGNDEHGKSIVEHSKKIGYHMDDSMVIEGGSTPTYLAILDENGEMVSAIADMKSIGAMNTDFIDSKREIFENAEYTVLDSDNPEIMEYLLKNFKDKTNFILDPVSAEKASWVKHLIKDFHTIKPNRHEAEILAGFPITDTDDLIKASNYFLGLGIKKVFISLDADGIFYNDGVSCGKIKATEVDVKNVTGAGDSFVAGLGYGYMNKMPIEDIVKFAMTMSNITISHEETIHPDMALDTVLAKLEKTTWEEEKYDLNK from the coding sequence ATGAACTTAAGAAAAGAACCATATTTATTGGTATTTGGAGCTTCTGTAGTGGATGTGTTTGGATTTAGTAAGGCCAGTTATAGACCCTATAACTCAACACCAGGTCATGTAAAGATATCTTTTGGGGGCGTTTGTAGAAACATTGCTGAAAATATGGCAAGAGTAGGCGTAAATACTAATTTTATGTCCATATTAGGTAATGATGAGCATGGAAAGAGTATAGTAGAGCACTCAAAGAAAATAGGATATCATATGGACGATTCTATGGTAATAGAAGGTGGAAGCACTCCAACTTACTTAGCTATTTTAGATGAAAATGGTGAAATGGTTTCTGCTATTGCAGATATGAAAAGTATAGGAGCTATGAATACTGATTTCATAGATTCTAAAAGAGAAATCTTTGAGAATGCTGAATATACAGTTTTAGATTCTGATAATCCAGAAATAATGGAATATTTATTAAAGAACTTTAAGGATAAAACTAACTTTATCTTAGATCCAGTATCAGCAGAAAAAGCAAGCTGGGTAAAACATCTTATAAAGGATTTCCATACAATAAAACCTAATAGACATGAAGCAGAAATATTAGCAGGTTTCCCTATAACAGATACAGATGACTTAATAAAGGCAAGTAATTATTTCTTAGGTTTAGGAATTAAAAAGGTATTTATAAGTTTAGATGCTGACGGTATATTCTATAATGACGGTGTATCTTGCGGTAAAATAAAGGCAACAGAAGTTGATGTTAAAAATGTTACAGGAGCAGGGGACTCTTTTGTAGCTGGATTAGGATACGGATATATGAATAAAATGCCTATAGAGGATATTGTTAAATTTGCTATGACTATGTCTAATATAACAATATCACATGAGGAAACAATTCATCCAGACATGGCTTTAGATACTGTTTTAGCTAAATTAGAGAAAACAACTTGGGAAGAAGAAAAATACGATTTAAATAAATAG